The DNA sequence ACGCCTTCGACGGCGGCCCTCCGCTGAGCGTCTCCTTCCCCTGCCCGACCTGCCGTCAGCGCATCCGGGTCCCGGTGCGCGGCCGGCTGCGGGCCCGCTGCGGGCTGTGCCGGACGGTGCTGGAATGCGACACCTGACGCGCCCTGACGCAGGTACCACCTGACGCGGCACGACCTCACGCGGCAGGACCTGACCCGGCATGACCTGACGCGGCACGGCCTCACGCCGTACGACCTCACGCGGCAGGACCTGACACGGCACGACCTGACGCGATGCCACCTCACCCCGTACCACCTCACGCCGGCCACTTACGCGGGACGGCACCCGACGCCGGACCGGCCGGTCGTCGTGCGCGCTTCGAGCGTGCTCGACGTCGTACGCTCGCCTGCATGAGTCCCACCATCGCCACCAACACCCGTGTCGGCCTCGACGAGCTGCTGGAGTTCGTACGCCCGCGCCACCGTGCGCTGCTGATGACCCGCCGGGCCGACGGCTCGCCCCAGGCGTCCCCGCTGACCTGCGGAGTCGACGACTCCGGCCGTATCGTCGTGTCCACCTACCCCGAGCGCGCCAAGGTGCGCAACGCCAAGCGCGACCCGGCCGTGAGCGTCGTCGTGCTGTCCGACGAGTGGAACGGCCCCTGGGTGCAGATCGACGGCACCGCCGAGGTGATCGATCCCCCGGAGTCCGTGGAGCCGCTGGTCGAGTACTACCGCAACATCGCGGGCGAGCACCCGGACTGGGACGAGTACCGCGAGGCCATGCGCAAGCAGGGCAAGTCGCTGATCCGTATCACCCCCGAACGCTGGGGTCCGGTCGCCACCGGCGGCTTCCCGGCCCGGCTGGTGGAGAGCGGGTCCTGAGGCCTCGGCACCGCCCCGCGCGCCCGTGAACGCCATACGGCGCCCGCCCCCGGGGAATGGGGGAAGGCGCCGTACGGCCGGTCCGTACGCCGTTGTACGGACGTCAGATCCGGGACCTCCGGGAGAGCCCGGAGGGTCACCCGCGGTGAAGCGCGGTCAGACCGCGAGGGCCCGGTCGGTGGGGCGGATCGGGGCGGGCAGCTCGCTGGCCCCGGTCAGGTAGCGGTCCACCCCGCGCGCCGCGGAGCGGCCCTCGGCGATGGCCCAGACGATCAGCGACTGGCCGCGGCCCGCGTCACCGGCCACGAAGACACCGGGCACGTTGGTGGCGAAGTCGGCGTCGCGCGCGATGTTGCCGCGCTGGTCCAGCTCCAGACCGAACTGCTCGACCAGGCCGTTCTTCTGGTCGGTGCCGGTGAAGCCCATGGCGAGGGTGACCAGCTGGGCCGGGATCTTCCGCTCGGTGCCCGGCTTCTGCTCCAGCTTGCCGTCCTTGAACTCCACCTCGATCAGGTGCAGCCACTGGACGTTGCCGTCCTCGTCGCCCTCGAAGTGGGTGGTGGAGACGGAGTAGAGCCGCTCGCCGCCCTCCTCGTGGGCCGAGGTGACCTTGTAGAGCATCGGGAAGGTCGGCCAGGGCTGGTTGGCGTTCCGCTCGTCGCCGGGCTTCGGCATGATCTCCAGCTGGGTGACGGAGGCGGCACCCTGCCGGTGGGCGGTGCCGACGCAGTCCGCGCCGGTATCACCGCCGCCGATGACCACGACGTGCTTGCCCTCGGCGGTGATCGGGGACGTGGTGAGGTCGCCCTCCTGCACCTTGTTGGCCAGCGGCAGGTACTCCATCGCGAAGTGGATGCCGTTCAGCTCCCGGCCCGGCACGGGCAGGTCGCGCGAGGTGGTGGCGCCGGCCGCGATGACCACGGCGTCGTACCGCTTGCGGAGCTTGGCGGCGTCGATGTCGCGGCCGATCTCCGTCTCGGTGCGGAACTTGGTGCCCTCCGCGCGCATCTGCTCGATACGCCGGTTGATGTGCCGCTTCTCCATCTTGAACTCGGGGATGCCGTAGCGCAGCAGCCCGCCGATGCGGTCGGCCCGCTCGTAGACGGCGACCGTGTGGCCGGCCCGGGTCAGCTGCTGGGCGGCGGCCAGGCCGGCCGGTCCCGAGCCGATGACGGCGACGGTCTTGCCGCTGAGCCGCTCCGGCGGCTGCGGGGTGACATCGCCGGCGTCCCACGCCTTGTCGATGATGGTGACCTCGACGTTCTTGATGGTCACCGGCGGCTGGTTGATGCCGAGCACACAGGCCGACTCGCACGGGGCCGGGCACAGCCGCCCGGTGAACTCCGGGAAGTTGTTGGTCGCGTGCAGCCGCTCGCTGGCCTCGCGCCAGTCCTCCCGGTAGGCGTAGTCGTTCCACTCGGGGATGAGGTTCCCCAGCGGACAGCCGTTGTGACAGAACGGGATGCCACAGTCCATGCACCGGCCGGCCTGCTTGCTGATGATCGGCAGCAGCGAACCGGGGACGTAGACCTCGTTCCAGTCCTTGACGCGCTCGCCCACCGGACGGGTCTTGGCGACCTCGCGGTCAGTGGACAGGAAGCCCTTGGGGTCAGCCATTGATCGCCGCCTCCATCATCTTCTCGTGGGTCTCGGACTCGGAGAGCCCGGCACGCTCGGCGGCTTCCTTGGCGGCGAGCACGGCCTGGTACGTAGCAGGGATGATCTTGCTGAAGCGCGGGAGGGCGGCCTCCCAGTCGTCGAGCAGCGCACCCGCGACGGTGGAGCCGGTCTCCTCGTGGTGGCGGCGCACCGCGTCGTGCAGCCACCGCTTGTCGGCGTCGTCCAGCCCACCGACGGCATCCCGGAGGTCGCCGTTGACGTTGTCCCGGTCGAGGTCGATCACGTACGCGACACCGCCGGACATACCCGCCGCGAAGTTCCGGCCGGTGGGTCCGAGGACGACGGCGTGGCCGCCGGTCATGTACTCACAGCCGTGGTCGCCCACGCCCTCGGAGACGACCGTGGCGCCGGAGTTGCGGACG is a window from the Streptomyces luomodiensis genome containing:
- a CDS encoding PPOX class F420-dependent oxidoreductase, with the translated sequence MSPTIATNTRVGLDELLEFVRPRHRALLMTRRADGSPQASPLTCGVDDSGRIVVSTYPERAKVRNAKRDPAVSVVVLSDEWNGPWVQIDGTAEVIDPPESVEPLVEYYRNIAGEHPDWDEYREAMRKQGKSLIRITPERWGPVATGGFPARLVESGS
- a CDS encoding glutamate synthase subunit beta, with the protein product MADPKGFLSTDREVAKTRPVGERVKDWNEVYVPGSLLPIISKQAGRCMDCGIPFCHNGCPLGNLIPEWNDYAYREDWREASERLHATNNFPEFTGRLCPAPCESACVLGINQPPVTIKNVEVTIIDKAWDAGDVTPQPPERLSGKTVAVIGSGPAGLAAAQQLTRAGHTVAVYERADRIGGLLRYGIPEFKMEKRHINRRIEQMRAEGTKFRTETEIGRDIDAAKLRKRYDAVVIAAGATTSRDLPVPGRELNGIHFAMEYLPLANKVQEGDLTTSPITAEGKHVVVIGGGDTGADCVGTAHRQGAASVTQLEIMPKPGDERNANQPWPTFPMLYKVTSAHEEGGERLYSVSTTHFEGDEDGNVQWLHLIEVEFKDGKLEQKPGTERKIPAQLVTLAMGFTGTDQKNGLVEQFGLELDQRGNIARDADFATNVPGVFVAGDAGRGQSLIVWAIAEGRSAARGVDRYLTGASELPAPIRPTDRALAV